TTCGGCGGCTTGGGTGATTTCCTCACCGTGTAGATCATTATAGGCAACATTTCTAAATCTACTCTCATCCATATACTTGCTTAGCATATACATGATGGTCCGTTTTAGCCCAGTGGCAGATACATAGGCCTCCAGCCCACCTCGTACCCCAAGTCCTGTCAATCGGCCATCGCCCACGGTCATATCTACATGACCCAGTTCACCTGCAAATCCATCATATCCATCGATCAACTGTCCATTGGCCACAATACCGGCCCCAAATCCCGTACCCAAGGTAATTGCAATAAAATCGGTCATTTCCTTACCCCTTCCGAACATCAATTCCCCCAAGGCCGCTGCACTGGCATCATTCATAATACGCATGGGAACGTTCCATTTTTCCTTCAATCGCTCCAAAATGGGGACACTGCCCTTCCAAGCCAAATTGGCCGCACTTTCAATGGTTCCCCTTTTGCTGGATGCATTGGGCGCACCAATGCCACATCCAAGAATGTTAGGGGTAAAATCCAAATTGGCTATAAGTTCATCGCAGGTTTTTTTCACCTGCTCCAAATATGCATCCAACTCAAGGTATTCCTTGGTTCTAAAAAAAGTCTGTTCCAAACAGACTCCTTTATTATCCACCAAGCCAATCTTGGTTTTGGTCCCCCCGATGTCTATTCCAACTACTAAGTCCATGGTCGATCAATAAGATTGGCCTAAAGATAATCCATAAGAAGTTTTTTCTCTAATTTTAAAACGATTGCCTTTAACAATAAATCCAAATGTACTTTTTAGGAATTGATTTGGGAAGCTCATCCATAAAGATTGCCCTGGTTGACCGGATATCCGGGAGGCCCTTGGCCGTCCTACAAGAGCCACAAAAAGAAATGTCCATGTATGCTCCCCAACAAGGCTGGGCCGAGCAAAACCCGAATGATTGGTGGCATTTTACCTGTAAGGGCATTCAAAGGATCATAGAGGAAAACAAGGTTACCAAAGAGCAAATCCTTGGGATTGGAATAGCTTATCAAATGCATGGATTGGTGGTGGTGGACAAAGATGGGAATCCATTGCGCAATGCCATCATCTGGTGCGATAGTCGTGCTGTTGGTATTGGAAACAAGGCATATTCGGATTTAGGCCACAATTTTTGCGATGGCCATCTTTTAAATTCACCAGGAAATTTTACAGCTTCCAAATTGAGATGGGTGCAGGAAAACGAACCCGAAACCTTTGCCAAAATCCATAAATTCATGTTACCTGGGGATTTTTTGGCCTTTCGCTTCTCAGATAAGATCAACACCACTGTTTCCGGCCTATCGGAAGCAATCCTATGGGACTTTAAAAAGGATCAAATCTCCCAGGAAGTACTTGGACAGTATACCATTCCATCCCAAATTTTGCCAGATGTAGTCGATACTTTTTCCGAACAGGCCACGGTTTCCACAACGGGCAGCCAAGAGAGTGGCCTTGCTGTGGCAACCCCCATCTTGTACCGGGCAGGAGATCAACCCAATAATGCATTGTCCTTAAATGTTTTTCTCCCCGGAGAGGTGGCCGCCACTGGCGGAACTTCGGGGGTCATGTATGCAATTACGGACAACTTATCCGCTAAGGAATGTTCCCGGGTCAACAATTTTGCCCATGTGAACTATCGGTCAAAAAAGACCAGAACCATTGGAAAACTGCTCTGCATCAATGGTGCTGGCATCCAATATCGTTGGTTGATGAACAATTTGTCCGTTACTTCCTATGAGGAAATGAACCAACTTGCGTCGGAGGTAGAAATCGGTTCGGAAGGGGTTTGTATCCTTCCCTTTGGAAATGGAGCGGAGCGAATGCTGTTACATGCGGATATCGGGACCCGAATAGTAAACCTAAATCTGAACAGACACCATAAAGGCCATCTGTGTCGCGCTGCACTGGAGGGCATTGCCTTTTCGTTTGTTTATGGGTTTGAGATCATGCAATCGGATGGCATTCGACCCACCGTGATCCGAGCGGGAAACGACAACCTTTTTCGTTCCGAAATTTTCTCCAACACCCTAACCACTTTGATTGGTCAACAAATAGAGATTTACGACACCACCGGTGCCATTGGAGCTGCAAGGGCCTGCGTATTGATCGATGATGACTACCAACAATTTGCTTCCTTCACAAAGGATGACCATGTGTTGACCTACATGCCCAAAAAAGAAAAGGCCGCCTATGGCGACGCCTATGAAAAATGGAAAAAAGAACTGAACTTGATTTTGAAACACTAAAAATACCGAAATGGCAACCATAGGAAATACCGAATACTTTAAGGGCATTGGAGAGATTACATATGAAGGAAAAGCGTCTGACAATCCTTTGGCCTACAAATTTTACAATCCGGAACAAATCGTGGCCGGAAAAAGCATGCGCGAACATTTCAAGTTTGCCATGGCCTATTGGCATACCCTTTGTGGCACCGGTGGAGATCCATTTGGTCCGGGCACCAAAAACTTTCCCTGGGCAACAAAAAACGACCCCATTGAGGCTGCCAGGGAAAAAGCGGATGCGGCGTTTGAGTTTATCACTAAAATGGGTTTTGATTACTATTGTTTTCATGATTATGACCTTGTGGACGAAGCGGATTCGCTGGCAGAATCCGAAAAAAGGGTACTGCATATGGTGGACTACCTAAAGGAGAAAATGAAAGCTTCCGGGGTAAAGTTGCTCTGGGGAACGGCCAATTTGTTCTCCCATCCCAGATATATGAACGGAGCTGCCTCCAACCCTAATTTTGATGTAGTGGCACGAGCGGGGGCGCAACTCAAAATTGCCCTGGACGCCACTATGGAATTAAACGGTGAAAACTATGTTTTTTGGGGCGGCCGTGAAGGGTATATGTCCCTGTTGAACACCGATATGAAATTGGAACAGGACAATATTGGACGGTT
The sequence above is a segment of the Muricauda sp. SCSIO 64092 genome. Coding sequences within it:
- a CDS encoding xylulokinase, producing the protein MYFLGIDLGSSSIKIALVDRISGRPLAVLQEPQKEMSMYAPQQGWAEQNPNDWWHFTCKGIQRIIEENKVTKEQILGIGIAYQMHGLVVVDKDGNPLRNAIIWCDSRAVGIGNKAYSDLGHNFCDGHLLNSPGNFTASKLRWVQENEPETFAKIHKFMLPGDFLAFRFSDKINTTVSGLSEAILWDFKKDQISQEVLGQYTIPSQILPDVVDTFSEQATVSTTGSQESGLAVATPILYRAGDQPNNALSLNVFLPGEVAATGGTSGVMYAITDNLSAKECSRVNNFAHVNYRSKKTRTIGKLLCINGAGIQYRWLMNNLSVTSYEEMNQLASEVEIGSEGVCILPFGNGAERMLLHADIGTRIVNLNLNRHHKGHLCRAALEGIAFSFVYGFEIMQSDGIRPTVIRAGNDNLFRSEIFSNTLTTLIGQQIEIYDTTGAIGAARACVLIDDDYQQFASFTKDDHVLTYMPKKEKAAYGDAYEKWKKELNLILKH
- a CDS encoding ROK family protein, coding for MDLVVGIDIGGTKTKIGLVDNKGVCLEQTFFRTKEYLELDAYLEQVKKTCDELIANLDFTPNILGCGIGAPNASSKRGTIESAANLAWKGSVPILERLKEKWNVPMRIMNDASAAALGELMFGRGKEMTDFIAITLGTGFGAGIVANGQLIDGYDGFAGELGHVDMTVGDGRLTGLGVRGGLEAYVSATGLKRTIMYMLSKYMDESRFRNVAYNDLHGEEITQAAEEGDTIALRAFDYTARMMALALANFTAFTQPEAFILMGGLVNSGKWILEPLDKYFNEYLLQVYKGKVKILESGMEGKTAAICGAAALIWEKNR